From Pseudonocardia autotrophica, one genomic window encodes:
- a CDS encoding TM0106 family RecB-like putative nuclease yields MSTSTGSRTAQRVLLDAAALSGCRRRVHLDHDPSAAGAPRALPDPAIEQRRADAAAHRVRIGELLAEVSGADWASAWPEGAAGPVPGTDRAIGSRADRAARTAELVAAGAAMIWGAVLPLDGDRRGGAELLVRAPGGGYVPVLVVRRRITDPGAGARTTAVTDPWPQRARHDPDRKVRSQPRDLLALAQLTRLLEAAGWAPPESAPRLGGVIGLDADVVVWHDLRAGHWPGGRHTLDEYDARFADRAAVARSAVAGGPALAAPSRITECRRCPWWPTCEAELTARDDVSLVAHGETARLLREAGVPTVAALAALDPAAPPPALAVALPGPPFTDLVALARARGQGLAVARRVPRVPVPRGDVEVDIDMESFGESGAYLWGVLLSYPGGRRDGDPEPGYRAFATWEPLPTPDEGRSFGEFWTWLSGIRAAAAGSGRSFTAYCYNEQAENRWMLSSVQRFAGTPGVPTEREVRDFISDPCWVDLYGVVSSWFLCAHGKGLKKIAPAAGFGWRDPEAGGENSMRWYRDAVALEGGEPDPAQRERLLGYNTDDVLATQVLREWMSSDRVLEVPLVSELAPPAV; encoded by the coding sequence GTGAGCACCTCGACCGGATCCCGTACCGCCCAGCGGGTCCTGCTCGACGCTGCGGCGTTGAGCGGATGCCGCCGTCGGGTGCACCTGGATCACGACCCGTCCGCGGCCGGGGCGCCGCGCGCGCTGCCCGATCCGGCGATCGAGCAGCGCCGGGCCGATGCGGCGGCGCACCGGGTCCGCATCGGCGAGCTGCTCGCCGAGGTGAGCGGGGCCGACTGGGCGAGCGCCTGGCCCGAGGGTGCGGCCGGGCCGGTGCCGGGCACCGACCGCGCGATCGGCTCGCGCGCCGACCGTGCCGCGCGCACCGCCGAGCTGGTCGCCGCCGGGGCGGCGATGATCTGGGGGGCCGTCCTCCCGCTCGACGGTGACCGCCGGGGCGGCGCCGAGCTGCTGGTCCGCGCGCCCGGCGGGGGGTACGTCCCGGTACTGGTGGTCCGCCGCCGGATCACCGATCCGGGTGCGGGTGCCCGCACCACCGCCGTCACCGATCCGTGGCCGCAGCGCGCCCGGCACGATCCGGACCGCAAGGTCCGTTCCCAGCCGCGCGACCTGCTCGCGCTCGCCCAGCTCACCCGGCTGCTCGAGGCGGCCGGCTGGGCCCCGCCGGAGTCGGCTCCCCGGCTCGGCGGGGTGATCGGGCTCGATGCCGACGTCGTCGTGTGGCACGACCTGCGGGCCGGCCACTGGCCGGGCGGGCGGCACACCCTCGACGAGTACGACGCCCGGTTCGCAGACCGGGCCGCGGTGGCCCGGTCGGCCGTCGCCGGTGGCCCCGCGCTCGCCGCGCCGTCCCGGATCACCGAGTGCCGCCGCTGCCCGTGGTGGCCGACCTGCGAGGCGGAGCTGACCGCGCGGGACGACGTCAGCCTGGTCGCGCACGGCGAGACCGCACGGTTGCTGCGCGAGGCCGGCGTGCCGACCGTCGCGGCACTGGCGGCGCTCGACCCGGCCGCGCCACCGCCCGCGCTCGCCGTCGCGCTGCCCGGGCCGCCCTTCACCGACCTGGTCGCGCTCGCCAGGGCCCGCGGCCAGGGGCTCGCGGTCGCCCGGCGGGTGCCCCGGGTGCCGGTACCGCGTGGCGACGTCGAGGTCGACATCGACATGGAGAGCTTCGGCGAGTCCGGTGCCTACCTGTGGGGGGTGCTGCTGTCCTATCCGGGCGGCCGGCGCGACGGCGACCCGGAGCCGGGATACCGGGCGTTCGCGACCTGGGAGCCGCTGCCCACCCCGGACGAAGGCCGCTCGTTCGGCGAGTTCTGGACCTGGCTGTCCGGGATCCGGGCGGCCGCGGCCGGATCGGGCCGGTCGTTCACCGCGTACTGCTACAACGAGCAGGCCGAGAACCGCTGGATGCTCTCCTCGGTGCAGCGGTTCGCCGGCACACCGGGCGTGCCGACCGAGCGCGAGGTGCGCGACTTCATCTCCGACCCGTGCTGGGTGGACCTCTACGGCGTCGTCTCCAGCTGGTTCCTGTGCGCGCACGGCAAGGGCTTGAAGAAGATCGCGCCGGCCGCCGGGTTCGGCTGGCGTGATCCGGAGGCCGGCGGCGAGAACTCGATGCGCTGGTACCGCGACGCCGTCGCGCTGGAGGGCGGCGAGCCCGATCCGGCGCAGCGGGAGCGGCTGCTCGGCTACAACACCGACGACGTGCTGGCCACGCAGGTGCTGCGGGAGTGGATGTCGTCGGACCGGGTGCTGGAGGTGCCCCTGGTGAGCGAGCTGGCACCGCCCGCCGTGTGA
- a CDS encoding NAD(P)-dependent alcohol dehydrogenase, producing the protein MKAVRVHAYKQDPQIDDIAEPKIQGPLDVIVKIGGAGVCRTDLHIVNGDWADIQNPDLPYVIGHENAGWVHAVGDAVTNVKVGDTVILHPQPSCGLCLACRSGRDMQCTGGAFFPGLSSNDGGMAEYLRTSARACVKLDPNTNPADVAALADAGITAYHAVRKAVPFLYPGTTAVVQGAGGLGHIGIQALAALTATKIIVVDKNPAALELARKIGADETVVADGNHVEAVQELTGGGSTVTFDFVAEEGAELDAWAMTGPAGYNFVLGYGGEFKAPTLDFVAGEKNVIGNIVGTYNDLAELMVLAQAGKVTLHTVQYSLDQAIEALHDLDAGKVRGRAILVP; encoded by the coding sequence GTGAAAGCCGTGCGGGTGCACGCGTACAAGCAGGACCCCCAGATCGACGACATCGCCGAACCGAAGATCCAGGGCCCCCTGGACGTCATCGTGAAGATCGGCGGAGCCGGTGTCTGCCGCACCGACCTGCACATCGTCAACGGCGACTGGGCCGACATCCAGAACCCCGACCTGCCCTACGTGATCGGCCACGAGAACGCCGGCTGGGTGCACGCCGTCGGTGACGCCGTCACCAACGTGAAGGTCGGCGACACCGTCATCCTGCACCCCCAGCCGTCCTGCGGGCTCTGTCTCGCCTGCCGGTCCGGGCGCGACATGCAGTGCACCGGCGGGGCGTTCTTCCCCGGCCTGTCGAGCAACGACGGCGGCATGGCCGAGTACCTGCGCACCTCCGCCAGGGCCTGCGTGAAGCTCGACCCGAACACCAACCCGGCCGACGTGGCGGCGCTCGCCGACGCGGGCATCACGGCCTACCACGCGGTGCGCAAGGCGGTGCCGTTCCTGTACCCGGGCACCACGGCCGTGGTGCAGGGCGCTGGCGGGCTGGGCCACATCGGCATCCAGGCGCTCGCCGCACTGACCGCCACGAAGATCATCGTGGTGGACAAGAACCCGGCAGCACTGGAGCTGGCCCGCAAGATCGGCGCCGACGAGACCGTGGTCGCCGACGGCAACCACGTCGAGGCCGTCCAGGAGCTCACCGGCGGCGGCTCGACCGTCACCTTCGACTTCGTCGCCGAGGAGGGCGCCGAGCTCGACGCCTGGGCGATGACCGGTCCGGCGGGCTACAACTTCGTCCTCGGCTACGGCGGCGAGTTCAAGGCCCCCACCCTCGACTTCGTCGCGGGTGAGAAGAACGTGATCGGCAACATCGTCGGTACCTACAACGACCTCGCCGAGCTGATGGTCCTGGCCCAGGCCGGAAAGGTCACCCTGCACACCGTGCAGTACTCGCTCGACCAGGCGATCGAGGCACTGCACGACCTGGACGCGGGCAAGGTCCGCGGCCGGGCGATCCTCGTCCCCTAG
- a CDS encoding NAD(P)H-binding protein, whose translation MDVAIAGGHGQIALRLSTLLAGQGHTVRSIVRNPDHLDDVRATGASGVLADLESATAAELAEHLTGADAVVFAAGAGPGSTAARKETVDRDGATLLADAAATAGIRRYLLVSATGVDAEPDPARGEVWAAYLRAKKAAEQAVRADRRLDATILRPHLLTDDPGTGKVQLVVPPLDRGEITRDDTAAVLAALLTADHTIGSTLELHSGEITVADAVAALGG comes from the coding sequence ATGGACGTCGCCATCGCCGGAGGACACGGACAGATCGCACTGCGGCTGTCCACCCTGCTCGCCGGGCAGGGACACACCGTGCGCTCGATCGTGCGCAATCCCGACCACCTCGACGACGTGCGCGCCACCGGGGCGAGCGGCGTGCTCGCCGACCTGGAGTCGGCCACCGCAGCCGAACTCGCCGAGCACCTCACCGGGGCGGATGCGGTCGTGTTCGCCGCCGGTGCCGGGCCGGGCAGCACCGCGGCCCGCAAGGAGACCGTCGACCGGGACGGCGCCACCCTGCTCGCCGACGCGGCCGCCACCGCCGGGATCCGCCGGTACCTGCTGGTCTCCGCGACCGGGGTGGACGCCGAACCGGATCCGGCCCGCGGCGAGGTGTGGGCCGCCTACCTGCGCGCGAAGAAGGCCGCCGAACAGGCGGTGCGGGCCGACCGCAGGCTGGACGCCACGATCCTGCGCCCGCACCTGCTCACCGACGACCCGGGCACCGGGAAGGTGCAGCTGGTCGTGCCGCCGCTGGACCGGGGCGAGATCACCCGCGACGACACCGCCGCCGTGCTGGCCGCGCTGCTCACCGCGGATCACACGATCGGGTCGACCCTGGAGCTGCACTCGGGTGAGATCACGGTGGCCGACGCGGTGGCGGCACTCGGCGGGTGA
- a CDS encoding gamma-glutamyltransferase family protein — MAPRTFDRIGPRGAVSSTHHLGTAAAASVLARGGNAFDAAAACGFVLQVVEPHLCGPGGELPAVFVTASDPTPTVLCAQGVAPAAATPERLRGEGCEIVPGTGLLPATVPGAWDGWLTLLRDHGTWELADVLEPALGYATSGFPLLPRVPEVLSAVAEHFTTHWPGSAATWLPEGRIPGPGELVRLPALAATWRRLLGEATGPSREARIDAARDAWYRGFVAEEIDRFVAVPARDETGLDHAGLLTADDLASWSSHYEPAVLADAGNGWSVAKCGPWSQGPVLLQQLRLLSGTDLELPGGVATAETVHVAAEAAKLAFADREAWYGDSTPVPLDELLSDTYTDARRALIGRVSDGALRPGAPGGREPRIGSWAATPGAGRSTGTDGPGSGEPTVSRQGVTRGDTVHVDVVDAAGNMISVTPSGGWLQSSPTVPSLGFCLGTRGQMFWLEEGLASSLAPGRMPRTTLSPSLAFRDGEPAAAFGTPGGDQQDQWQLCFLLALIHGELDLQAAIDAPAWHSTAFPGSFAPRGWEAHGLVVESRLGADTLAELSRRGHLVDDAGPWALGRMCAVGRGAVLPGGGGAGALHAAADPRSGVAAAIAL, encoded by the coding sequence GTGGCTCCCCGTACCTTCGACCGGATCGGCCCGCGCGGCGCGGTCAGCAGCACCCACCACCTCGGCACCGCGGCGGCGGCATCGGTGCTCGCCCGCGGCGGCAACGCCTTCGACGCCGCCGCGGCCTGCGGGTTCGTCCTGCAGGTGGTCGAACCGCACCTGTGCGGGCCGGGCGGCGAGCTGCCCGCGGTGTTCGTCACCGCGTCCGACCCGACCCCGACGGTGCTGTGCGCGCAGGGTGTCGCCCCGGCTGCGGCGACGCCCGAACGGCTGCGCGGCGAGGGATGCGAGATCGTCCCCGGCACCGGGCTGCTCCCGGCGACCGTGCCCGGCGCCTGGGACGGCTGGCTGACCCTGCTCCGCGACCACGGCACCTGGGAGCTCGCCGACGTGCTGGAACCGGCGCTGGGCTACGCCACGTCCGGGTTCCCGCTGCTCCCGCGCGTCCCGGAGGTGCTGTCCGCGGTCGCGGAGCACTTCACCACGCACTGGCCGGGCTCGGCCGCGACCTGGCTGCCCGAGGGCCGGATCCCCGGTCCGGGTGAGCTCGTGCGGCTGCCCGCGCTGGCCGCGACCTGGCGACGGCTGCTGGGCGAGGCGACCGGCCCGTCCCGCGAGGCGCGGATCGACGCCGCCCGCGACGCCTGGTACCGCGGTTTCGTCGCCGAGGAGATCGACCGGTTCGTGGCTGTCCCGGCCCGCGACGAGACCGGCCTCGACCACGCCGGTCTGCTGACCGCCGACGATCTGGCGTCGTGGTCGTCGCACTACGAGCCCGCGGTGCTCGCCGACGCCGGGAACGGCTGGTCGGTCGCCAAGTGCGGTCCCTGGTCGCAGGGCCCGGTGCTGCTGCAGCAGCTGCGGCTGCTGTCCGGCACGGACCTGGAGCTGCCCGGAGGGGTGGCCACCGCGGAGACCGTGCACGTCGCGGCCGAGGCGGCGAAGCTGGCCTTCGCCGACCGGGAGGCCTGGTACGGCGACTCGACGCCGGTCCCGCTCGACGAGCTGCTCTCCGACACCTACACCGATGCCCGGCGCGCGCTGATCGGACGGGTGTCCGACGGAGCACTGCGGCCCGGCGCACCGGGCGGCCGGGAACCCCGGATCGGGAGCTGGGCGGCGACCCCGGGAGCGGGCCGCTCGACCGGCACCGACGGTCCGGGTTCGGGCGAGCCGACGGTCAGCAGGCAGGGCGTGACCCGCGGGGACACCGTGCACGTCGACGTCGTCGACGCGGCCGGGAACATGATCTCGGTGACGCCGTCCGGCGGGTGGCTGCAGTCGTCGCCGACCGTGCCGTCGCTCGGTTTCTGCCTCGGTACCCGCGGCCAGATGTTCTGGCTGGAGGAGGGGCTGGCGAGCTCGCTGGCCCCCGGCAGGATGCCGCGGACCACGCTCAGCCCCTCGCTCGCCTTCCGCGACGGCGAGCCGGCGGCCGCGTTCGGCACCCCCGGCGGCGACCAGCAGGACCAGTGGCAGCTCTGCTTCCTGCTCGCGTTGATCCACGGCGAGCTGGATCTGCAGGCCGCGATCGACGCGCCGGCCTGGCACTCGACGGCGTTCCCCGGCTCGTTCGCACCCCGTGGCTGGGAGGCGCACGGCCTGGTCGTGGAGTCCCGGCTCGGCGCCGACACCCTCGCGGAGCTGTCGCGGCGCGGGCATCTCGTCGACGACGCCGGGCCCTGGGCTCTGGGCCGGATGTGCGCGGTGGGGCGCGGTGCGGTGCTGCCCGGCGGGGGAGGGGCGGGGGCGCTGCACGCCGCCGCCGATCCCCGGTCCGGGGTGGCGGCCGCGATCGCGCTGTAA
- a CDS encoding DUF4442 domain-containing protein: MADDVSWVADAMNQAVPWVSTAGITFGEISTDRVEAFLPDRPDQHNHVGGPHAAVMFGLGETASGAVGLAAFASAGDRAVPLVVRSEIRYLKLAKGDLRAEAVLTRPAGEVLAELDAGSRPEFNVDVTITDPNGVQTGAMTIVWTLKPHR, encoded by the coding sequence ATGGCAGACGACGTGAGCTGGGTGGCCGACGCGATGAACCAGGCCGTCCCGTGGGTGTCCACGGCCGGGATCACCTTCGGCGAGATCAGCACCGATCGGGTGGAGGCGTTCCTCCCCGACCGTCCGGACCAGCACAATCACGTCGGCGGACCGCACGCCGCCGTGATGTTCGGGCTCGGTGAGACGGCGTCCGGTGCGGTCGGGCTGGCGGCCTTCGCGTCGGCAGGCGACCGGGCGGTCCCGTTGGTCGTCCGGTCCGAGATCCGCTACCTCAAGCTCGCCAAGGGCGACCTGCGCGCCGAGGCGGTGCTGACCCGCCCGGCAGGCGAGGTTCTGGCGGAGCTCGACGCCGGGAGCCGGCCGGAGTTCAACGTCGACGTCACGATCACCGATCCGAACGGTGTGCAGACCGGCGCGATGACGATCGTCTGGACGCTCAAGCCGCACCGGTAG
- a CDS encoding MFS transporter, with product MSTAAAASRADGELTHRQILTVLGGLLLGMFLAALDQTVVSTAIRTIADDLQGLSLQAWATTAFLITSTIATPLYGKLSDIFGRKPLFMIAITIFLIGSVACTLAWSMYSLAAFRALQGLGAGGLMSLALTILGDIVPPRERARYQGFFLAVFGTSSVIGPVIGGLLSGVDTILGIDGWRWIFLVNVPIGLIALVVVQRVLNVPHVPRPARIDWPGALALTLCLVPLLIVAEQGREWGWTSTNSIVFYVVGLVGLGLFLLAERTYGDAALLPLRLFRTGIFSLSSVINLLIGMAMFGGIALLPQFLQIVHGATPIEAGLMMLPLMLGIMVASIASGQLTSRTGRYKIFPVLGTALITIAMLLLWRTVTPQIPIWQLDLTMGLLGLGLGLCMQTLVLAVQNAMPARDMGVTTSSVTFFRQMGGTLGTAVFLSVVFSTAGDRIGDSLRSALGTETFRSALADPAVTADPANRAVVDGLTGGQPGGLSSAVLSDSSFLQQIDPRLAAPFQEGFTSSMTLAFLIAGAVAAAAFVLVLFLRELPLRTMSGAQAARAEAEAEAGSAAVPTGEVSAVAPAPAPAGPVTAPAGPVTAPIPVPGGTSRHSPDTPALTGRVLHGTGDDPAAATVTVLRLSGEQIGRTRTDEDGNYRISVDGPGRYLVVVAAGTRPPHASTVEIRPVGSSVTGIGAAGIDAGGSGAGEVRHDVRLTDGGGIRGTVLDPSGTGVARVTVSLIDHDGDVVTAAESADSGRFSLTAVPPGHYVLAAAGESVDPVALGVDVPAGGPVTQDLLLPERSRLTGRVTAAPDGLPVAQAIATLIDSDGAVVGSRLSGRDGTFTFEGLTPGSYTLATSGYPPVAAVVSLEAGRVTHSDVAFPLPLDDGAARNGDGRNGDGRNGDGRNGDGRQLGERPAEGAR from the coding sequence ATGTCCACAGCCGCCGCCGCGTCCCGCGCGGACGGGGAGCTGACCCATCGCCAGATCCTCACCGTCCTCGGTGGGCTGCTGCTGGGCATGTTCCTGGCAGCACTCGACCAGACGGTCGTCTCGACCGCCATCCGCACCATCGCCGACGACCTGCAGGGATTGTCCCTGCAAGCATGGGCGACCACCGCGTTCCTGATCACCAGCACGATCGCGACACCGCTCTACGGCAAGCTCTCCGACATCTTCGGCCGCAAGCCGCTGTTCATGATCGCGATCACGATCTTCCTGATCGGCTCGGTCGCCTGCACCCTGGCGTGGTCGATGTACTCGCTGGCCGCGTTCCGCGCCCTGCAGGGGCTCGGCGCGGGTGGCCTGATGTCGCTGGCGCTGACCATCCTGGGCGACATCGTCCCACCCCGGGAACGGGCCCGCTACCAGGGCTTCTTCCTGGCCGTGTTCGGCACGTCCAGCGTCATCGGGCCGGTCATCGGCGGCCTGCTGTCCGGCGTGGACACCATTCTCGGGATCGACGGCTGGCGATGGATCTTCCTGGTCAACGTCCCGATCGGGCTGATCGCGCTGGTCGTCGTGCAGCGCGTGCTGAACGTCCCGCACGTGCCGCGGCCCGCCCGGATCGACTGGCCGGGCGCGCTGGCGCTGACCCTGTGCCTGGTGCCGCTGCTGATCGTCGCCGAGCAGGGCCGGGAGTGGGGCTGGACGTCGACGAACTCGATCGTGTTCTACGTCGTCGGTCTGGTCGGGCTGGGCCTGTTCCTGCTCGCCGAGCGAACCTACGGCGACGCGGCACTGCTGCCGCTGCGGCTGTTCCGCACCGGCATCTTCTCGCTGTCCAGCGTGATCAACCTGCTGATCGGCATGGCGATGTTCGGCGGGATCGCGCTGCTGCCGCAGTTCCTGCAGATCGTGCACGGCGCGACGCCGATCGAGGCCGGACTGATGATGCTGCCGCTGATGCTCGGGATCATGGTCGCCTCGATCGCCTCCGGTCAGCTGACCTCGCGCACCGGCCGCTACAAGATCTTCCCGGTACTTGGCACCGCGCTGATCACGATCGCGATGCTGCTGCTGTGGCGGACGGTCACCCCGCAGATCCCGATCTGGCAGCTCGACCTGACGATGGGGCTGCTCGGTCTCGGCCTCGGCCTGTGCATGCAGACCCTCGTACTGGCGGTGCAGAACGCGATGCCCGCCCGGGACATGGGCGTCACCACCTCGTCGGTCACGTTCTTCCGGCAGATGGGCGGCACGCTGGGCACCGCGGTCTTCCTGTCCGTGGTGTTCTCCACCGCCGGGGACCGGATCGGCGACTCCCTCCGGTCCGCGCTGGGCACCGAGACGTTCCGGTCCGCGCTCGCCGATCCGGCCGTCACGGCCGATCCGGCGAACCGCGCCGTCGTCGACGGGCTGACCGGCGGGCAACCGGGCGGGCTGAGCTCGGCGGTGCTGAGCGACTCGTCGTTCCTGCAGCAGATCGATCCGCGGCTGGCGGCGCCCTTCCAGGAGGGCTTCACCAGCTCGATGACGCTCGCATTCCTGATCGCCGGTGCCGTTGCAGCAGCGGCGTTCGTGCTGGTGCTCTTCCTGCGGGAGCTGCCGCTGCGCACGATGTCGGGCGCGCAGGCGGCCCGCGCCGAGGCCGAGGCGGAGGCGGGCTCCGCCGCCGTCCCCACCGGCGAGGTCTCCGCGGTCGCACCGGCTCCGGCACCGGCCGGACCGGTGACAGCGCCGGCCGGACCGGTGACGGCCCCGATCCCGGTGCCCGGCGGGACCTCCCGGCACTCACCGGACACGCCGGCCCTCACCGGCCGGGTGCTGCACGGCACCGGTGACGATCCGGCCGCGGCCACCGTCACCGTGCTGCGACTGTCCGGCGAGCAGATCGGCCGGACCCGGACCGACGAGGACGGCAACTACCGGATCTCCGTCGACGGTCCGGGCCGGTACCTGGTCGTCGTCGCCGCCGGCACACGACCGCCGCACGCCTCGACGGTCGAGATCAGGCCCGTGGGGAGCAGCGTCACGGGGATCGGCGCTGCGGGGATCGATGCTGGGGGGAGCGGCGCCGGGGAGGTCCGGCACGACGTGCGACTGACCGACGGCGGCGGGATCCGGGGCACCGTGCTGGACCCGTCCGGCACCGGGGTCGCCCGGGTCACCGTTTCGCTGATCGACCACGACGGCGACGTCGTCACCGCGGCCGAGTCCGCGGACTCCGGCCGGTTCTCCCTCACCGCGGTGCCACCGGGGCACTACGTGCTGGCGGCGGCCGGCGAGAGCGTCGATCCGGTGGCGCTCGGGGTGGACGTCCCGGCCGGCGGGCCGGTGACCCAGGACCTGCTGCTGCCCGAGCGTTCCCGGCTGACCGGCCGGGTGACCGCGGCACCGGACGGCCTGCCCGTGGCACAGGCGATCGCGACCCTGATCGACTCCGACGGTGCGGTCGTCGGGTCCCGGCTCTCGGGCCGCGACGGCACCTTCACGTTCGAGGGGCTCACTCCGGGCAGCTACACGCTCGCGACGAGCGGGTATCCGCCGGTGGCGGCCGTCGTGTCGCTGGAGGCGGGCCGGGTCACGCACTCCGACGTGGCGTTCCCGCTCCCGCTCGACGACGGTGCCGCGCGGAACGGCGACGGGCGGAACGGCGACGGGCGGAACGGCGACGGGCGGAACGGCGACGGGCGGCAGCTCGGGGAGCGCCCGGCGGAGGGGGCCCGGTAG
- a CDS encoding DUF6474 family protein, translating to MGLLRRKPSAGERAATATREAAVDASEWVQEAAGYTRDTADRATEKLHHKAAKARRKAEAAGRRADKAGRRAARTTRRAVGKGGDRVASAAQGLLSEADLKARSADRKVTKAAAKADAKARKAEAKASLTAEKGRLKSEARAAKEAERERIAREWNAKKVQRYLGIAKLLAPLLAPYAMAAAGSLRHRLDDHRSRKLGVSPDELGGYSGPGGRLHARLSRISRTIAELRADGTTESDAAAKRFADGTEPRLHDLAAAVRAAENMPAARRKAAYRTISRDLDRIEVELLDHLGVRS from the coding sequence ATGGGACTGCTGCGCAGGAAGCCGAGCGCGGGCGAGCGGGCCGCCACGGCGACCAGGGAGGCGGCGGTCGACGCGTCGGAGTGGGTCCAGGAGGCCGCCGGCTACACCCGGGACACGGCCGACCGGGCGACCGAGAAGCTGCACCACAAGGCCGCGAAGGCCAGGCGCAAGGCGGAGGCCGCAGGCCGCCGGGCCGACAAGGCGGGCCGCCGGGCCGCCCGCACCACCCGCCGGGCCGTCGGCAAGGGCGGCGACCGGGTCGCCTCCGCGGCGCAGGGCCTGCTCAGCGAGGCCGATCTGAAGGCCCGCTCGGCCGACCGCAAGGTCACCAAGGCCGCGGCCAAGGCCGATGCGAAGGCCCGCAAGGCCGAGGCGAAGGCGTCGCTCACCGCGGAGAAGGGCCGCCTCAAGAGCGAGGCGCGGGCCGCCAAGGAGGCCGAGCGCGAGCGCATCGCCCGCGAGTGGAACGCCAAGAAGGTCCAGCGCTACCTCGGGATCGCCAAGCTGCTGGCGCCGCTGCTTGCGCCGTACGCGATGGCGGCCGCCGGCTCGCTGCGGCACCGCCTCGACGACCACCGCTCGCGCAAGCTCGGGGTCTCCCCCGACGAGCTGGGCGGCTACTCCGGGCCGGGCGGCAGGCTGCACGCGCGGCTGTCCCGGATCTCGCGCACCATCGCCGAGCTGCGTGCCGACGGCACCACCGAGTCCGACGCCGCGGCCAAGCGGTTCGCCGACGGCACCGAGCCCCGGCTGCACGACCTCGCGGCCGCCGTCCGGGCCGCGGAGAACATGCCGGCCGCGCGCCGCAAGGCCGCGTACCGCACGATCTCCCGCGACCTGGACCGGATCGAGGTCGAGCTGCTGGACCACCTGGGCGTGCGGTCCTGA
- a CDS encoding dihydrolipoyl dehydrogenase family protein, whose product MSEHEYDVVVVGAGPAGENAAGYAVDAGLSAALVEDELIGGECSYWACIPSKALLRTPQAVADARRLPGVTAEFDPAAVLDRRTYFTGGWDDSGQAEWARGAGAAVLRGRGRLTGERTVQVTGHDGVITTVTARRAVVLATGSVPATPAVDGLDTVSFWGSREATSAKEIPARLGVLGGGVVGCELALAFARLGSRVTLFQHGARVLPNAEPVASELLADGLRRAGVDLRTGTGLDSVEPAGDTGGALRLHGGGEVVEVDRLLVATGRRPASGDLGLDSVGVRTTARGAVPVDETGLVEGGGDWLYAVGDLNGRAALTHQGKYQARIAAHAIAARAAGRPLDSGPWGEDAATADHHAVPQVVFTDPEVAWVGRTADAARTAGLPVRVLDMAIAVAGSSLTADGWSGRVVAVVDTEREVLVGLTFVGPGVAELLHAATIAVVGEVPLRRLWHAVPAFPTVSEVWLRLLEAYRTG is encoded by the coding sequence ATGAGCGAGCACGAGTACGACGTCGTCGTGGTCGGGGCGGGCCCGGCCGGGGAGAACGCTGCCGGATACGCCGTCGACGCCGGCCTGTCCGCCGCCCTGGTCGAGGACGAGCTGATCGGTGGCGAGTGCTCCTACTGGGCGTGCATCCCGTCGAAGGCGTTGCTGCGCACCCCGCAGGCGGTCGCCGACGCGCGCCGGCTGCCGGGGGTGACCGCCGAGTTCGATCCGGCCGCGGTGCTGGACCGGCGGACCTACTTCACCGGTGGCTGGGACGACTCCGGCCAGGCGGAGTGGGCTCGCGGCGCCGGCGCGGCGGTGCTGCGCGGCCGTGGCCGGCTCACCGGGGAGCGGACCGTGCAGGTCACCGGGCACGACGGGGTGATCACCACGGTCACCGCCCGTCGCGCCGTCGTCCTCGCGACCGGCAGTGTCCCGGCCACCCCGGCGGTCGACGGGCTCGACACGGTGTCGTTCTGGGGATCCCGCGAGGCGACCTCGGCCAAGGAGATCCCGGCCCGGCTCGGGGTGCTCGGCGGCGGGGTCGTCGGCTGCGAGCTGGCGCTGGCGTTCGCCCGGCTCGGCTCGCGGGTCACGTTGTTCCAGCACGGCGCCCGGGTGTTGCCGAACGCCGAGCCGGTCGCCTCGGAGCTGCTCGCCGACGGGCTGCGCCGGGCGGGCGTCGACCTGCGGACGGGCACCGGACTGGACTCGGTCGAACCGGCCGGGGACACCGGCGGAGCGCTCCGGCTGCACGGCGGAGGTGAGGTGGTCGAGGTGGACCGGCTGCTGGTGGCGACGGGCCGGCGTCCGGCGTCCGGCGACCTTGGCCTGGACTCCGTCGGGGTGCGCACCACCGCCCGCGGTGCCGTGCCGGTCGACGAGACGGGGTTGGTCGAAGGCGGCGGCGACTGGCTCTACGCGGTCGGCGACCTCAACGGCCGCGCGGCGCTCACCCACCAGGGCAAGTACCAGGCGCGGATCGCCGCGCACGCGATCGCCGCCCGTGCCGCCGGGCGTCCGCTCGACTCCGGCCCCTGGGGTGAGGACGCCGCCACCGCCGACCACCACGCCGTCCCACAGGTGGTGTTCACCGATCCCGAGGTGGCCTGGGTCGGCCGGACCGCCGACGCCGCCCGCACCGCAGGGCTGCCGGTCCGGGTGCTCGACATGGCGATCGCGGTGGCCGGGTCGTCGCTCACCGCGGACGGCTGGTCCGGCCGGGTCGTCGCCGTCGTCGACACCGAGCGGGAGGTGCTGGTCGGGCTGACGTTCGTCGGGCCGGGTGTGGCCGAGCTGCTGCACGCCGCGACCATCGCCGTGGTCGGCGAGGTGCCGCTGCGGCGGCTGTGGCACGCCGTCCCGGCGTTCCCGACCGTCAGCGAGGTCTGGCTGCGGCTGCTCGAGGCCTACCGCACGGGCTGA